The genomic DNA TCAAGAAGCTCGGCATCGAGCCGCCACAGGGTGTCCTTCTGCATGGCCCGCCGGGGACCGGGAAGACCCTGCTCGCGAAAGCCGTCGCCAACGAGACCTCCGCCAGTTTCTTCTCTATCGCCGGGCCGGAGATCATCTCGAAATACTACGGCGAGTCCGAACAGCAGTTACGCGAAATCTTCGAGGACGCGACCGAGGAGTCGCCCTCGATCATCTTCATCGACGAACTCGACTCCATCGCGCCCAAGCGCGAAGATGTCACCGGTGAGGTCGAACGCCGCGTCGTCGCCCAGCTGCTGACGATGATGGACGGCCTCGAGTCACGCGGCCAGGTGATCGTCATCGCGGCGACCAACCGCGTCGACAGCGTCGACCCTGCCCTGCGCCGGCCGGGTCGCTTCGACCGCGAGATCGAGATCGGCGTCCCCGACGAGACGGGCCGTGAGGAGATCCTCCAGATCCACACCCGCGGCATGCCGCTGTCGGATGACGTCAGCCTCGGGCATCTGGCCGACGAGACCCACGGCTTCGTCGGAGCCGACATCGAGAGCCTGACCAAGGAAGCCGCGATGAAAGCACTGCGGCGCTACTTACCGGAGATCGATCTCGACGAGGAGGACATCCCGCCGAGCCTGATCGACCGGATGATCGTCAAACGCGAGGACTTCCGCGGCGCGTTGAACGAGGTCGAACCCTCGGCGATGCGGGAAGTGCTGGTCGAACTCCCGAAGATCTCCTGGGACGACGTGGGTGGCCTCCACGACGCCAAAGATCAGGTCAAAGAGTCCGTCGAGTGGCCGCTCTCGACGCCCGAGCGGTTCGACCGGCTGGGCGTCGATCCGCCGGCCGGCGTCTTGCTCTACGGCCCGCCGGGGACTGGCAAGACGCTAATGGCCAAGGCAGTCGCCAACGAGACCAACGCGAACTTCATCTCGGTGCGTGGCCCGCAACTGCTCAGCAAGTGGGTCGGCGAATCGGAGAAGGCCATCCGCCAGACCTTCCGCAAGGCCCGACAGGTCTCGCCGACGGTCATCTTCTTCGACGAGCTGGACGCGCTCGCTCCAGGTCGGGGCGGTGAGACCGGCTCGAACGTCTCCGAGCGCGTCGTCAACCAGCTGCTGACCGAACTCGACGGACTCGAGGAGATGGGCAACGTCATGGTTATCGGCGCGACCAACCGGCCGGACATGATCGACCCCGCACTGCTGCGCTCGGGGCGGTTCGATCGGCTGGTCATGATCGGTCAACCCGACGTCGACGGCCGTGAGCGCATCCTCGAAATCCACACCGAGGACACGCCGCTGGCCGCCGACGTCACGCTGCGCGAGATCGCCGAGATCACGGACGGCTACGTCGGCAGCGACCTCGAGTCGATCGCCCGCGAAGCGGCCATCGAGGCCCTGCGTGAGGACGAGGAGGCCGACATCGTCGAGATGCGCCACTTCCGGCAGGCCATGGAGAACGTCCGGCCGACGATCACCGACGAGATTCTCGAGTACTACGAGCAGATCGAAGAAGAGTTCCGCGGCGGCACGACCGGCGGCCCCGACCCAACTGGTCGTCGCGGCAGCCGAATCGGCTTCCAGTAACCGCCGTTCTTTCGGCCTGCAATTTCTGTTTTCGCGCCCGACTGCGATGACGGCGTTGGCGTTGCGTTCCTACTGGCGCTCGGTCGACTCCCGAGCAGCATCGAAGTGACGGCGCTCGATGCGGACCGTCGATGCCTTCTCGTTTGCTGTCGCTGGATCGTGCTCGCTTGCGACCTCGCGGATCGCGCGCATCGAAGCGTCTCTGACCAGTGCCTCGAGGTCGGCGCCGGTATAGCCCTCGAGATCGCCTGCGAGGGCCGCGATATCGACGTCGTCGGCGAGGGGTTTGCCACGAGTGTGGACGGTAAGGATCTGCTCGCGCGCTTCCAGGTCGGGTTCGCCGACGAAGACATGTGTGTCGAGCCGTCCGGGCCGGAGCAGCGCCGGATCGATCTGGTCTTTACGATTAGTCGCGGCCAGCACGACGAGATTCGGGTTTTCACGCATGCCGTCGAGTTCGGTCAGCAATTGTGAGACGACGCGCTCGGTGACTTCGTGGCCCTCGCCGCGAGCAGCCGTGATCGCGTCGATCTCGTCGAAGAAGACGATCGACGGGGCCGCTTGGCGGGCGCGCTCGAACACCTTGCGGATCGCCTTCTCGCTCTCGCCGACGTAGCGGTCGATGATCTCGGGGCCGTCGACACGGACGAAGTTGACGTCGGTTTCACCTGCTAACGCGCGCGCGAGCAGCGTCTTCCCAGTGCCCGGTGGGCCATGCAGTAAGACGCCAGAGGGCGGGTCGGTGTTTGTCTCCTCGAAGAGGCGGTCGTAGGTCAGCGGCCACTCGACGGATTCTCGAAGGGTCCGCTTTGCGTCCTCGAGCCCGCCGACGTCCGAAAAGTCCGTCGTCGGCGATTCGGCGACGTACTCGCGCATTGCCGAGGGTTCGACAGAGGCCAGCGCCGCGTCGAAGTGGGCTTTCTGGACTGTCGGGTTCCGATTCCACTCGCGGCGCTCGTCGTCGGCTGCCGGTCGATCGCGGATGGCGGCCATCGCGGCCTCGCTCGCGACGGCGTCGAGATCGGCGCCGACGAAGCCGTGGGTCCGGCGTGCGATCGCGTCGATGTCGACCTCCTTGGCGAGTGGCATCCCGCGGGTGTGAACCTCGAGGATTTCTCGACGGCCCGTCTCGTCGGGGACGCCGATCCCGATCTCGCGGTCGAAGCGCCCGCCACGCCGGAGCGCGGGGTCGATGGCGTCGACGCGGTTGGTCGCGCCGATAACGATGACTTCGCCGCGAGCGTCGAGCCCGTCCATCAGCGTCAGCAACTGGCCGACGATGCGGTTTTCGGCGTCGCTCTCGTCGTCGCGCGTGCCGGCGATCGAGTCGATCTCGTCGAAAAAGATGATCGTCGGTGCCTCCTCGCGGGCACGCTCGAAGGTTCGCCGGAGCTGTTCTTCCGACTCGCCTTTGTACTTCGACATGATCTCCGGGCCCGAGATCGTCTCGAAGCGGGCGTCGACCTCGTTGGCCACCGCGCGGGCGATCAACGTCTTGCCCGTGCCCGGCGGGCCGTGCAGCAAGACGCCCGAGGGCGGCTCGACGCCGAGTCGTCTGAACAGTTCGGGCTCCGACAGCGGGAGCTCGATCACCTCGCGGACTAACTCGAGTTCCTCGTCTAAGCCGCCGATGTCCTCGTAGGTAACGCCGGAACTCGTAGGCTGCTCATCGGTGCCGGCGTCGGGTGCAGTCGCTGTCTCCGATCCCGTCGCGTCGCTCGCGTCGGGGCGACGGCTGGCAGTCCCCGATTCACGCTCCCCCGAGTCAGTAGTGGGCGCGCTCGAGTCGGTACCGACGATCCGGACCGTCGTCTCCCGCGTGATCCGCACGTCGCCGTCCGGATCGGTGTCAGTTACCTTGAACGGCTGTTGATCGATACCCTCGATTCGGACCTGCTCGCCGGCACGAACCGGTCGGTTGCGGAGTTTTTCCGCTGCACCGGTTTCAGCGGCTCGCTGCTGATTCTCGGCGAGTCCCGGCGGCGCGATCAGCGTGACGCGGTCGGCGTCGGTGATCGTCGATTTGTCCTTCGCTCGGACGGTGACGGTGTCACCGACGTGAACGCCGGCGTTGGCTCTGGTATCCCCATCTATCTGGACGGCGTCGTCCGGAACGGACGGGTCTGCGGGCCACATCTTGGCAACCGTCGTTGACTCGCCGTCGATGACGACGGCGTCGCCGCTCAGGATACCGAGCTGTCGCCGCACCGGTTCGGGAATCCGTGCGACACCTCGGCCTGCGTCCCCCTTCTCGGCGGCGCGTACCGACAGCGTCACGCCGTCTCCCTCCGACGAACTCATAGTCGTTCCTTTCGGGCCAGCCACCTTGAGAATTGTCCCCGCGGGCGTCGTGAGACGCCACCAGACACGGGATTCTCGAGGCCCATTCGGTCA from Natrinema sp. HArc-T2 includes the following:
- a CDS encoding CDC48 family AAA ATPase yields the protein MNEVQLEVAKAYPNDSGRGIARLDPDTLLHLKLSPGDIIEIEGADTTAAKVWRADRQDWNTDTVRIDGFTRQNADVGIGERVTIRKAEATKADKLTLAPPEEASVQFGSDAAGMVKRQILKRPVVGRDIVPVMSSTNHPFMRSPGQAIPLIAVETEPEGVVLITEDTDVELREEPISGFEKTGGGITYEDIGGLQNEIQRVREMVELPMKHPQIFKKLGIEPPQGVLLHGPPGTGKTLLAKAVANETSASFFSIAGPEIISKYYGESEQQLREIFEDATEESPSIIFIDELDSIAPKREDVTGEVERRVVAQLLTMMDGLESRGQVIVIAATNRVDSVDPALRRPGRFDREIEIGVPDETGREEILQIHTRGMPLSDDVSLGHLADETHGFVGADIESLTKEAAMKALRRYLPEIDLDEEDIPPSLIDRMIVKREDFRGALNEVEPSAMREVLVELPKISWDDVGGLHDAKDQVKESVEWPLSTPERFDRLGVDPPAGVLLYGPPGTGKTLMAKAVANETNANFISVRGPQLLSKWVGESEKAIRQTFRKARQVSPTVIFFDELDALAPGRGGETGSNVSERVVNQLLTELDGLEEMGNVMVIGATNRPDMIDPALLRSGRFDRLVMIGQPDVDGRERILEIHTEDTPLAADVTLREIAEITDGYVGSDLESIAREAAIEALREDEEADIVEMRHFRQAMENVRPTITDEILEYYEQIEEEFRGGTTGGPDPTGRRGSRIGFQ
- a CDS encoding AAA family ATPase → MSSSEGDGVTLSVRAAEKGDAGRGVARIPEPVRRQLGILSGDAVVIDGESTTVAKMWPADPSVPDDAVQIDGDTRANAGVHVGDTVTVRAKDKSTITDADRVTLIAPPGLAENQQRAAETGAAEKLRNRPVRAGEQVRIEGIDQQPFKVTDTDPDGDVRITRETTVRIVGTDSSAPTTDSGERESGTASRRPDASDATGSETATAPDAGTDEQPTSSGVTYEDIGGLDEELELVREVIELPLSEPELFRRLGVEPPSGVLLHGPPGTGKTLIARAVANEVDARFETISGPEIMSKYKGESEEQLRRTFERAREEAPTIIFFDEIDSIAGTRDDESDAENRIVGQLLTLMDGLDARGEVIVIGATNRVDAIDPALRRGGRFDREIGIGVPDETGRREILEVHTRGMPLAKEVDIDAIARRTHGFVGADLDAVASEAAMAAIRDRPAADDERREWNRNPTVQKAHFDAALASVEPSAMREYVAESPTTDFSDVGGLEDAKRTLRESVEWPLTYDRLFEETNTDPPSGVLLHGPPGTGKTLLARALAGETDVNFVRVDGPEIIDRYVGESEKAIRKVFERARQAAPSIVFFDEIDAITAARGEGHEVTERVVSQLLTELDGMRENPNLVVLAATNRKDQIDPALLRPGRLDTHVFVGEPDLEAREQILTVHTRGKPLADDVDIAALAGDLEGYTGADLEALVRDASMRAIREVASEHDPATANEKASTVRIERRHFDAARESTERQ